In Arthrobacter sp. B3I9, the following are encoded in one genomic region:
- a CDS encoding SRPBCC domain-containing protein, protein MTVISSTKNPEALSFTLIAEFDAGVERVWQVWEDPRQLERWWGPPSWPATFEKHELTPGGEASYFMTGPDGEKARGWWRITAVQAPSHLEFDDGFADDDGAPVEAMGTTHATVTLEAIGDRTRMTILSTFESEEQLNQMVEMGMEEGMKEAAGQIDALLAQPSLT, encoded by the coding sequence GTGACGGTTATCAGTTCCACCAAGAATCCCGAGGCGCTCAGCTTCACGCTCATTGCCGAGTTCGACGCCGGCGTCGAACGCGTCTGGCAGGTCTGGGAAGACCCGCGCCAGCTCGAACGCTGGTGGGGCCCGCCGTCGTGGCCGGCCACCTTCGAAAAGCACGAACTCACCCCCGGCGGGGAGGCCAGCTACTTCATGACCGGGCCGGACGGAGAAAAGGCCCGCGGCTGGTGGCGCATCACCGCAGTGCAGGCACCGAGCCACCTCGAGTTTGACGACGGATTCGCCGACGACGACGGCGCTCCGGTCGAGGCGATGGGCACCACCCATGCCACGGTCACGCTCGAGGCGATCGGAGACCGCACCAGGATGACCATCCTGTCCACGTTCGAGTCCGAAGAACAGCTCAACCAGATGGTCGAGATGGGCATGGAAGAGGGCATGAAGGAGGCCGCCGGGCAGATCGATGCCCTGCTGGCCCAGCCCTCCCTCACCTGA
- a CDS encoding glycosyltransferase family 9 protein, producing the protein MMDETTAEFSGAEVVGWGVGPVLEKLPDIAKIAVLRGGGLGDLMFALPAVAALRAAYPQASVTLLGTPLHRELLNSTDGPVQDVRVLPFAEGVRPGPEDPADVERFISAMVSEKFDLAIQLHGGGRFSNPFLLRLGARYSAGLRTADAADLDRSVPYVYYQHEPLRALEVAGLVGAPPVALEAELRPLPEFEAQAEMLAGPGKSPIVAIHPGASDPRRRWPAELFGKVAAACVADGCRVIVVGAAEDKDLASQVVDAACSREVTSLAGQLDLGTLAALLTRCSVLLGNDSGPRHLAQALGTPTVGLYWVGNLINAGPLGRSLHRAHLAWTTHCPECGSDLTQVGYTSVRCPHDPSLLASIRPEDVLADIRLFTASGN; encoded by the coding sequence ATGATGGACGAGACCACCGCGGAGTTCAGCGGCGCCGAAGTAGTTGGCTGGGGCGTGGGGCCGGTCCTGGAGAAACTCCCGGACATCGCCAAGATTGCAGTGCTCCGGGGCGGGGGACTTGGTGATCTCATGTTCGCCCTCCCCGCGGTTGCCGCACTCAGGGCGGCCTATCCCCAGGCGTCGGTGACACTGCTGGGAACCCCGCTGCACCGGGAACTGCTCAACAGCACCGACGGTCCGGTACAGGACGTACGCGTTTTGCCGTTTGCCGAGGGGGTGCGGCCGGGCCCTGAGGATCCGGCCGACGTCGAACGCTTCATCAGCGCCATGGTCTCGGAAAAGTTTGACCTGGCCATCCAGCTGCACGGCGGCGGCCGCTTCTCCAATCCGTTCCTGCTCCGGCTGGGGGCCCGTTACTCGGCAGGGCTCCGGACCGCCGACGCCGCGGACCTGGACCGTTCCGTTCCCTACGTTTACTACCAGCACGAGCCGTTGCGCGCCCTTGAAGTGGCGGGGCTGGTCGGCGCTCCCCCCGTGGCGCTGGAAGCCGAGCTTAGGCCGTTGCCGGAGTTTGAGGCGCAGGCTGAGATGCTTGCCGGACCAGGGAAGTCCCCGATTGTTGCCATTCACCCGGGCGCATCGGACCCCCGCCGGAGGTGGCCGGCGGAGCTGTTCGGGAAGGTGGCGGCTGCTTGCGTGGCGGACGGATGCAGGGTGATCGTGGTGGGGGCCGCTGAGGACAAGGATCTGGCGTCCCAAGTTGTCGATGCCGCCTGCTCGCGCGAGGTCACGTCGCTGGCCGGGCAGCTCGACCTTGGAACCCTGGCCGCTTTGCTCACGCGGTGCAGCGTGCTGCTGGGCAACGACAGCGGGCCAAGGCACCTTGCCCAGGCGCTCGGCACCCCGACGGTGGGCCTTTACTGGGTGGGCAACCTGATCAACGCCGGTCCGCTGGGCCGAAGCCTGCACCGGGCCCATCTGGCCTGGACCACCCACTGCCCGGAGTGCGGGAGCGATCTGACCCAGGTTGGATACACGTCAGTCCGTTGTCCCCACGACCCGTCCCTGCTCGCCTCGATCCGCCCGGAGGACGTCCTGGCCGACATCCGGTTGTTCACGGCCTCCGGAAACTGA
- a CDS encoding glycosyltransferase family 9 protein: protein MEYLQNGGGSVLGSDDGRPVVLVLRALKLGDLLVAVPALHALRRAYPQHRLLYAAQDWLREALTLVGGYELLPTHGLDVPLALPAGQVDVAVNLHGRGPESDSRLEALRPRRVIGHGSDHRPGPPWDDDVHERQRWARLLQWHGIEADSGDFRLNPPAARTDWPSATVVHPGAAYGSRLWPEERFAQVASALVLAGHEVVFTGSAGERPRAVRIAALAGLGEESVLAGRQSLSAFAALIADSRLVVSADTGAAHLATAYRRPSVVLFGPASPDHWGPPPGPHAVLTKAELRRGDTFAAEPDPALLGVEVHEVLAAVRGLGLL, encoded by the coding sequence GTGGAGTATCTCCAGAACGGGGGCGGCTCAGTGCTCGGATCCGACGACGGCCGTCCGGTGGTGCTGGTATTGCGGGCTCTGAAGCTCGGCGACCTGCTTGTGGCTGTACCGGCCCTGCATGCCCTGCGCCGGGCCTACCCCCAGCATCGGCTTCTCTATGCCGCCCAGGACTGGCTTCGCGAGGCACTTACCCTGGTGGGCGGTTACGAACTGCTGCCGACCCACGGGCTGGACGTTCCGTTGGCGCTGCCGGCGGGCCAGGTGGACGTCGCGGTGAACCTGCACGGGCGCGGACCGGAGAGCGACTCGCGGCTCGAAGCCCTTCGGCCCCGCCGGGTCATCGGGCACGGCTCCGACCACCGGCCCGGCCCGCCCTGGGACGACGACGTCCACGAGCGCCAGCGGTGGGCGCGGCTGCTGCAATGGCACGGCATCGAGGCCGACTCCGGTGATTTCAGGCTGAATCCGCCCGCCGCCCGGACGGACTGGCCGTCCGCGACCGTGGTCCACCCCGGAGCCGCGTACGGAAGCCGCCTGTGGCCCGAGGAGCGCTTCGCCCAGGTGGCATCCGCCCTGGTGCTGGCCGGGCACGAGGTGGTCTTCACGGGGAGCGCGGGAGAACGGCCGCGAGCTGTGCGGATTGCCGCCCTGGCGGGCCTCGGCGAGGAATCCGTCCTGGCCGGACGGCAGTCCCTTAGCGCGTTCGCGGCTCTCATCGCCGATTCCCGGCTGGTTGTCTCCGCCGACACCGGTGCGGCGCACCTGGCAACGGCGTACCGGCGTCCCTCCGTGGTGCTCTTCGGCCCGGCCTCGCCTGATCATTGGGGTCCGCCGCCCGGACCCCATGCCGTGCTGACGAAGGCGGAACTGCGGCGCGGAGACACCTTCGCCGCAGAACCTGACCCCGCCCTTCTCGGCGTCGAGGTCCACGAGGTGCTGGCGGCGGTCCGCGGCCTTGGCCTGCTGTGA